The following are encoded in a window of Legionella geestiana genomic DNA:
- a CDS encoding JmjC domain-containing protein has product MINFDRVSVNEFLSDYWQKKPCVLRNALPDFTLPLTPDELAGLAMEDDIESRMVFETPGSAPFWHLKRGPFSEQDFETLPPTHWTLLVQGVDRFVPEVAQWLRAFNFLPSWRVDDIMISFAPKHGSVGPHYDNYDVFLYQALGKREWSLTSKHCEPGNALQGVELRIMKEFHTEEVVVLEEGDMLYLPPHVGHHGVSLSDECMTFSFGYRSYQNQEMWQSFSDYLADTEHPVTLYKDPDWSGLKSHAEIPKSACRNARELLQNLLDDKHLFQSWFGSFATQPDHQAEQCFPSPLEDDEYTTSADFLNEWQALQEPLERIPVCRMAYLWGEHGLQLFINGCEWDIAGVSEELVQHIADNNTLFPAQIAAFLDERHPNAAKNRELLFELWKLQWIQYPEQ; this is encoded by the coding sequence ATGATAAATTTTGACCGAGTTTCTGTGAATGAGTTTCTCTCTGATTACTGGCAAAAAAAGCCGTGTGTGTTACGAAACGCACTCCCTGACTTTACCCTGCCGCTCACACCTGACGAGCTGGCAGGCCTTGCAATGGAAGATGATATAGAAAGCCGCATGGTGTTTGAAACGCCGGGGAGCGCACCCTTCTGGCACTTAAAACGCGGCCCTTTTTCAGAACAGGATTTTGAAACACTCCCGCCAACACACTGGACCCTGTTGGTTCAAGGGGTCGACCGTTTTGTGCCTGAAGTCGCACAATGGCTTAGAGCATTTAACTTCCTGCCTTCCTGGCGGGTTGACGATATCATGATAAGCTTTGCTCCGAAACACGGCAGTGTCGGGCCACATTATGATAATTACGATGTTTTCCTGTACCAGGCGCTGGGGAAGCGTGAATGGTCCTTAACGTCAAAGCACTGTGAACCGGGCAATGCACTTCAAGGTGTTGAACTTCGCATCATGAAAGAATTTCATACGGAGGAGGTCGTTGTTCTTGAAGAAGGGGACATGCTGTATCTGCCGCCGCATGTTGGTCATCATGGTGTTTCGTTATCAGATGAATGCATGACGTTTTCATTTGGCTATCGCAGTTATCAAAATCAGGAGATGTGGCAAAGCTTCAGCGATTATTTAGCCGATACCGAACACCCGGTGACACTCTACAAAGACCCTGACTGGTCAGGCCTTAAAAGTCATGCGGAAATTCCCAAAAGCGCCTGCAGGAATGCACGCGAACTCTTGCAAAACCTGCTGGATGATAAGCACCTTTTTCAATCCTGGTTTGGCTCTTTTGCGACACAGCCTGACCATCAGGCTGAACAGTGCTTCCCCTCCCCGCTTGAGGACGATGAATACACGACAAGTGCTGATTTTCTGAATGAATGGCAGGCGCTACAGGAACCCCTTGAGCGCATACCGGTCTGCCGCATGGCATACCTGTGGGGCGAGCACGGACTACAGTTATTTATCAATGGCTGTGAATGGGATATTGCTGGCGTCTCGGAAGAGCTGGTGCAGCATATTGCCGATAACAACACGCTCTTTCCCGCGCAAATAGCGGCTTTTCTGGATGAGCGCCATCCAAACGCCGCTAAAAACCGCGAACTGCTTTTCGAACTCTGGAAGCTCCAGTGGATACAGTATCCCGAACAGTAG
- a CDS encoding 2'-5' RNA ligase family protein, whose amino-acid sequence MLAVLLVSSGVNAAKLIEVPASILLNSEMPFESHRGEGLFDTALAMNIQYAPVKKVRENLSRYLQYPLRYFTGWNEAGEAHITVITPPEYRFILEKFIKIEKIEEIALKNHIQQSEIKVLGLGRGQARIQNKEEETFFLTVQSENLLKIRRQIYQEFVKNGARKDAWDPDHFYPHITVGYSRRDLHEADGVIKDVAQSRDKRFEVSVAR is encoded by the coding sequence ATGCTCGCAGTACTGCTCGTATCCAGTGGGGTGAATGCGGCTAAACTGATAGAGGTTCCTGCCAGTATCCTTCTGAATTCTGAGATGCCCTTTGAATCGCATCGGGGAGAAGGACTTTTTGATACCGCTTTAGCCATGAATATCCAGTACGCTCCGGTTAAAAAAGTGCGAGAAAACCTCTCCCGTTATCTTCAGTATCCATTGCGATATTTCACGGGCTGGAATGAAGCGGGGGAGGCGCACATCACTGTAATAACCCCTCCAGAATACCGTTTTATCCTTGAAAAATTTATCAAGATTGAAAAAATCGAAGAAATCGCTCTGAAAAATCATATTCAACAATCAGAGATTAAAGTCTTAGGCCTCGGCAGGGGGCAGGCCCGTATTCAGAATAAAGAGGAAGAAACTTTTTTTTTGACAGTTCAATCAGAGAATCTTCTTAAGATACGCCGCCAGATTTATCAGGAATTTGTTAAAAACGGGGCAAGGAAGGATGCATGGGATCCGGACCACTTCTATCCTCATATTACTGTTGGATATTCGCGGCGAGACTTGCATGAAGCGGATGGTGTTATAAAGGATGTGGCACAGTCAAGAGATAAGCGGTTTGAGGTGTCTGTAGCCAGATAA
- a CDS encoding PDDEXK nuclease domain-containing protein yields the protein MNDISHANHELFIAISNLLHETRTTLQSTVNCAMVSVYWNVGRLIVEHEQRGKARAEYGSQQLKNLAERLQSEFGKGFYERNLRRMRAFYLAWPIWTTVRSELSWSHYRSLIQVENKAAREWYFQECLEQGWSARALERQIDKLYFERLLTSKDKKPVMEEANYHTAQLKLDARNFLRDPYILDFLNLPHHLALESNIEQALMDNLQQFLLELGKGFAFVARQQRVSTEDEDFYIDLVFYNFKLKCFLLIDLKLGKLTHQDVGQMDTYVRIYDELRKGVDDNPTIGLILCSQKSEAVAKYSVLTESKQLFASKYLPWLPSEEELREELERERALLGKSDPV from the coding sequence ATGAATGATATTTCTCATGCTAATCACGAGCTGTTTATAGCCATTAGTAATCTGTTGCATGAAACCAGAACCACGCTGCAAAGTACCGTAAATTGTGCCATGGTGTCTGTTTACTGGAATGTAGGCAGACTGATCGTTGAACATGAACAGAGAGGAAAAGCCCGTGCCGAATATGGCAGTCAGCAATTAAAAAATCTTGCAGAACGCCTGCAATCTGAATTTGGCAAAGGTTTTTATGAAAGAAACCTCCGGAGAATGCGTGCATTTTACCTGGCATGGCCAATTTGGACCACAGTGCGGTCCGAATTATCATGGTCTCATTATCGTTCCTTGATCCAGGTTGAAAATAAAGCTGCAAGGGAGTGGTACTTCCAAGAATGCCTGGAACAAGGCTGGAGTGCAAGAGCGTTGGAACGACAGATCGACAAGCTGTACTTTGAGCGACTCTTGACTAGCAAGGACAAAAAGCCCGTGATGGAAGAAGCAAATTATCATACTGCGCAACTGAAATTGGATGCACGAAACTTCTTACGTGATCCATATATTCTGGATTTTCTGAATCTCCCCCACCACTTGGCCTTGGAAAGTAATATCGAACAGGCCTTAATGGATAATCTGCAGCAATTTCTGCTGGAGCTCGGCAAGGGATTCGCGTTTGTCGCTCGGCAGCAACGCGTCAGCACTGAGGATGAAGACTTTTACATTGACCTTGTGTTTTACAATTTCAAACTCAAATGTTTTTTGCTTATAGACCTCAAGCTGGGAAAACTAACACATCAGGATGTTGGTCAGATGGATACCTATGTCCGTATCTACGATGAACTTCGCAAGGGAGTTGACGACAATCCGACAATTGGGCTGATATTATGCAGCCAGAAAAGTGAAGCGGTAGCAAAATATTCGGTTCTGACAGAAAGCAAGCAACTGTTCGCGTCCAAGTATTTGCCCTGGCTTCCTAGCGAAGAAGAGCTCCGCGAGGAATTGGAAAGAGAAAGAGCCCTCTTAGGAAAATCCGACCCAGTGTAA
- a CDS encoding tyrosine-type recombinase/integrase encodes MANFTDTYIKRLRPSTKRIEKFEGGGFGILLYPSGTKSWIYRYKIGNKRDYIIFGHYPAMSLSDARKRFHELKEIRRTGTNPKQALQEARSKKTLTVEDLCQTWYSNYIEKNRKRPEQIRKQIDSNIIPLLGGLSLDAIQPIHITEALDTIVQRGAPVHANRILSSLKQLFNYAVSRGSMQHNPALNILARNIGGLEKPKERYLSLDEIRTIWQFLDSNRSQMSGQTKGAIKMIILTGVRTAEIRLAEWKDIDFKNSLWVIPPENTKGALTVKIHLTELAKYVLERLKNNNESPYVLPGQNPDKPIDENVLPRAIRRIQNRVGIPEWTAHDLRRTFATQLGEALHIDPVLIEKCLGHKMPRIMATYNKNEMLPQRRDALERWSAHIFNLLQQTTTDNEEGKLLHE; translated from the coding sequence ATGGCCAACTTTACAGACACGTATATCAAGCGTTTAAGGCCTTCCACCAAACGAATTGAGAAGTTTGAGGGGGGAGGCTTTGGTATTCTGCTTTACCCCTCTGGAACCAAAAGCTGGATCTATCGATACAAAATTGGGAACAAGAGGGATTACATTATATTTGGTCATTACCCCGCTATGAGCCTTTCTGATGCGAGGAAAAGATTTCATGAATTAAAAGAAATTCGCCGAACCGGTACAAATCCAAAGCAGGCTCTACAAGAAGCCAGAAGCAAAAAAACACTTACTGTCGAAGACCTCTGCCAGACATGGTATAGCAACTACATTGAAAAAAACAGAAAAAGACCGGAACAAATCCGAAAACAGATTGACTCAAACATTATTCCGCTATTAGGGGGATTATCGCTGGACGCAATACAGCCTATCCATATCACCGAAGCTTTGGACACGATTGTACAACGCGGCGCCCCTGTACATGCCAATCGCATTTTAAGCTCTTTGAAGCAGCTATTCAACTATGCGGTAAGTCGCGGAAGTATGCAACATAATCCCGCACTTAACATTCTTGCCAGAAACATTGGCGGCCTTGAAAAACCAAAAGAACGCTATCTTTCCCTTGATGAAATCAGAACGATTTGGCAGTTTCTCGATAGCAACCGTAGTCAAATGTCCGGACAAACCAAGGGGGCAATCAAAATGATTATCCTCACTGGCGTAAGGACGGCTGAAATACGGCTGGCTGAATGGAAAGACATTGATTTTAAAAATTCTCTTTGGGTTATCCCGCCTGAAAATACTAAAGGCGCCCTCACTGTCAAAATTCATTTGACAGAGCTGGCAAAGTACGTGCTGGAACGCTTAAAAAATAACAATGAGTCACCATACGTTCTCCCCGGCCAGAATCCTGACAAGCCGATTGATGAGAACGTACTTCCGAGAGCAATCAGGCGTATTCAAAATCGAGTTGGAATTCCAGAGTGGACTGCACATGATTTACGACGTACATTTGCAACCCAACTGGGTGAAGCACTACATATTGATCCGGTTTTAATTGAAAAGTGCCTGGGGCATAAGATGCCAAGAATCATGGCTACCTATAACAAGAATGAAATGCTTCCCCAGCGCCGTGATGCCCTTGAAAGATGGTCTGCTCATATTTTTAATCTCTTACAACAGACCACCACTGACAACGAGGAAGGAAAATTGCTCCATGAATGA
- a CDS encoding helix-turn-helix domain-containing protein — MNLQTIKSLDGKVEYVLLPVAAYKALRHQITEQLRHTQENEDYEIFEPADYVDNPVALARIQAGLTQEELARLMGVTQAYVSKIESQDKVTPKLLNKVHIALENKGFPRD, encoded by the coding sequence ATGAACCTACAAACGATTAAATCACTCGACGGTAAAGTGGAGTATGTTTTACTACCTGTGGCCGCTTATAAAGCCTTGCGTCATCAGATTACCGAGCAATTAAGGCACACACAGGAAAATGAAGATTATGAAATCTTTGAACCTGCTGATTACGTAGATAATCCAGTTGCTTTGGCTCGAATTCAAGCAGGTCTTACCCAAGAAGAACTAGCCAGGCTGATGGGGGTTACGCAAGCCTATGTGAGTAAAATTGAAAGCCAAGATAAAGTGACGCCGAAATTACTCAATAAAGTACACATCGCACTGGAAAATAAAGGCTTTCCCCGAGATTAA
- a CDS encoding type II toxin-antitoxin system RelE family toxin has translation MVSYTLLIKKQAKKALQSVPQPDKTRITEKIVLLGKNHDDISLDVKKLKGEPYFRLRVGSWRIIFDRDDQVKIVSIEKIKPRGEAYK, from the coding sequence ATGGTATCGTACACGCTTCTGATCAAAAAACAGGCTAAGAAAGCACTGCAAAGTGTACCACAGCCCGATAAAACCAGAATTACTGAAAAGATTGTGTTATTAGGCAAGAATCATGATGACATAAGCCTGGATGTAAAAAAGTTAAAAGGTGAACCCTATTTCCGATTGCGTGTAGGGTCATGGCGAATTATTTTCGATAGAGATGATCAGGTGAAGATTGTTTCTATTGAAAAAATCAAACCACGTGGAGAGGCTTACAAATGA
- a CDS encoding aminoglycoside adenylyltransferase family protein, with amino-acid sequence MALKLTLNDKSQIHRAISLLTDILGNDLLGAYLYGSCLVGGLQKYSDIDFLAVINRPTTSEEKRYLISGLLKISGIYMKSDIRPLEMTLVEKSAVNPWRYPPHCDFQYGEWLREAFESGDTEPLLNTEMPDVALIIQQVLLESLALSGPKPAELLAPVPYEDFIHAMLHDLERLYSELEEDTRNVLLTLARIWSTFETDAIRSKPAAADWAIARLPETDKPVMQRAKAIYLGLEPENWDDLQPAVKSCAVWMIRKVHEHKPANNRDVSSRAIHLAENTSV; translated from the coding sequence GTGGCTTTAAAACTTACACTTAATGATAAATCACAAATCCATCGCGCGATTAGTCTGTTGACTGACATCCTGGGAAATGACCTGTTAGGCGCCTATCTGTATGGTTCGTGTCTGGTTGGCGGCTTGCAAAAGTACAGTGATATTGATTTTCTGGCCGTCATTAACCGCCCCACTACATCTGAAGAAAAGCGCTATTTGATCTCAGGGCTTCTGAAGATATCTGGCATTTACATGAAGAGTGACATCCGGCCGCTTGAAATGACGCTTGTTGAAAAATCGGCGGTGAATCCCTGGCGGTATCCGCCGCACTGTGATTTTCAATATGGTGAATGGCTGAGGGAGGCATTTGAAAGCGGAGATACTGAACCCTTACTTAACACGGAAATGCCCGATGTGGCGCTGATTATCCAGCAAGTTTTACTGGAAAGTCTTGCGCTGTCGGGGCCGAAACCCGCAGAACTTCTTGCCCCGGTGCCCTATGAAGATTTTATCCATGCGATGCTCCACGACCTTGAACGGCTGTACTCGGAGCTGGAAGAGGACACCCGCAATGTGTTACTGACACTGGCACGGATATGGAGCACGTTCGAAACTGATGCCATCCGTTCCAAACCTGCCGCCGCCGATTGGGCGATAGCCCGTTTACCGGAAACAGATAAACCCGTGATGCAACGGGCAAAAGCCATTTATCTGGGGTTGGAACCTGAAAATTGGGATGACTTGCAGCCTGCTGTAAAATCCTGTGCTGTCTGGATGATCAGAAAAGTCCACGAACATAAACCGGCGAATAACCGCGATGTTTCATCTCGGGCAATCCATCTTGCCGAAAATACATCCGTTTGA
- a CDS encoding LuxR family transcriptional regulator: MQSIKRILITGHPGTGKALVARQLAKALGWEFINTDFELEQRSGRNIDAIMGSSHNNPFYEFEIAMLLKQLEKTFCVINTDPHIVCLEPARAILSDEFVVYLKASTHVQMERSSGHVPPLYPDSDLSMLFETLHTSRDNLYEETASLVIDTDDSAIEQHIKTVIEASGAMRPTHQSPHEHSIVLFHQLLHTPVKLSRQQTACMKLLAEGLSAKEIARRHRISHRTVEGTLARIMEIAGCTSSKELVSLYLSKP, from the coding sequence ATGCAGTCCATTAAACGAATCCTTATCACAGGACATCCAGGTACCGGCAAAGCGCTGGTTGCCCGACAACTGGCCAAAGCACTGGGCTGGGAGTTTATCAACACAGATTTTGAGTTGGAGCAGCGCTCAGGCAGAAACATCGATGCCATCATGGGCTCCAGCCACAATAACCCATTTTATGAGTTTGAAATCGCCATGCTCTTAAAACAGCTTGAAAAAACGTTTTGTGTTATCAATACCGATCCGCACATCGTTTGTCTGGAACCTGCAAGAGCCATCCTCTCGGATGAATTTGTGGTGTATTTGAAGGCAAGTACACATGTTCAGATGGAACGCAGCAGCGGTCATGTGCCGCCATTGTATCCGGACAGTGATTTGTCAATGTTGTTTGAGACGCTCCACACAAGCCGGGACAATCTGTATGAGGAAACCGCTTCTTTGGTCATCGATACGGATGACAGTGCCATCGAACAGCATATCAAAACTGTCATCGAGGCATCAGGCGCCATGCGCCCAACCCATCAATCCCCTCACGAACACAGCATTGTACTTTTCCACCAGCTGCTGCATACTCCCGTAAAACTATCCAGACAACAAACAGCCTGCATGAAGCTCCTTGCCGAGGGACTATCAGCCAAAGAAATCGCAAGACGACATCGTATTTCTCATCGTACTGTTGAGGGTACTCTAGCGAGAATTATGGAAATTGCAGGGTGCACTTCCAGTAAGGAGCTGGTGAGTTTATATTTATCAAAACCCTGA
- a CDS encoding aminoglycoside phosphotransferase family protein, translating into MNNINETLVQSLIDTQFPQWKDLPVRAVSTSGWDNRTFHLGEHMLVRLPSREDYALQVDKEQRWLPVLAPHLPLAIPVPLAQGQPGHGYPWKWSVYRWISGETVASSRIADWDDLAIRLAGFLRAMQAIDAAKGPVAGLHSFWRGGALRIYDAETRRALDALEGTIDTLAAREIWEAALETQWHGAPVWVHGDISAGNLLMRDGHLAGVIDFGQLAVGDPACDLAVSWTLFQGKNREAFRQHLDYDRGTWLRGQAWALWKAMMYIINQQTSMNYESKKALVTIEAIVADFQRG; encoded by the coding sequence ATGAACAATATCAACGAAACACTGGTACAGTCCCTGATTGACACCCAATTCCCCCAATGGAAGGATTTACCCGTTCGAGCCGTGTCAACCAGCGGATGGGATAACCGTACCTTTCATCTGGGCGAGCACATGCTGGTTCGTCTGCCGAGCAGAGAAGACTATGCACTTCAGGTGGACAAGGAGCAGCGCTGGCTTCCGGTTCTGGCTCCCCATTTGCCGCTTGCCATTCCTGTGCCGCTCGCACAGGGTCAGCCGGGACACGGGTATCCCTGGAAATGGTCAGTGTATCGCTGGATATCCGGAGAGACCGTTGCCAGTTCGAGGATTGCGGACTGGGACGATTTGGCCATTCGCCTGGCCGGATTCCTTAGAGCCATGCAGGCTATCGATGCAGCCAAAGGACCTGTCGCCGGACTGCATTCTTTCTGGCGGGGTGGTGCACTCCGAATCTATGATGCAGAAACCCGCCGCGCGCTGGATGCATTAGAAGGCACTATCGACACCCTTGCAGCACGCGAAATCTGGGAGGCCGCACTGGAGACGCAATGGCATGGAGCCCCCGTTTGGGTGCACGGGGATATCAGTGCCGGTAATCTCCTGATGCGGGATGGTCACCTTGCCGGAGTCATCGACTTCGGGCAGCTCGCGGTTGGCGATCCGGCATGTGACTTGGCGGTTTCCTGGACGCTCTTTCAGGGAAAAAATCGCGAGGCCTTTCGACAGCACCTTGATTATGACCGCGGAACATGGCTGCGGGGGCAGGCCTGGGCCCTTTGGAAAGCGATGATGTATATTATCAACCAACAGACCAGCATGAATTATGAGTCAAAAAAGGCCTTGGTCACTATTGAAGCCATCGTGGCAGACTTTCAGAGAGGTTAG